A genomic region of Triticum urartu cultivar G1812 unplaced genomic scaffold, Tu2.1 TuUngrouped_contig_5918, whole genome shotgun sequence contains the following coding sequences:
- the LOC125529875 gene encoding uncharacterized protein LOC125529875 — MKMSSISSKKATAKLYCKKDIITLSIKSLHFLAPPLLEVIYMQADSADKPTESDEKNEDFDDGLNNTYSNETTVGEAADSDEMNEYSADEVDEEQDHKRFLRLTTFSLRYDRNGDLRTGNSRRVRYYSLPQEVNDSMLEYPMAFWM; from the exons ATGAAGATGTCATCAATCTCTTCCAAAAAGGCGACCGCAAAGTTATATTGTAAGAAGGATATCATCACTTTATCAATCAAAAG CCTTCATTTCCTGGCGCCGCCACTGCTGGAGGTCATCTACATGCAAGCTGACTCGGCTGACAAGCCAACTGAATCTGATGAGAAGAATGAGGACTTCGACGATGGGTTGAATAACACTTACTCCAATGAGACGACTGTTGGCGAGGCGGCTGATTCTGATGAGATGAATGAGTACTCTGCTGATGAGGTGGACGAGGAGCAAGATCATAAACGGTTTTTGCGATTGACGACCTTTTCACTTAGGTATGATAGGAATGGAGACCTGAGAACTGGCAATAGCCGGCGGGTTCGGTACTATAGTTTGCCCCAAGAAGTTAATGACTCGATGCTTGAGTATCCCATGGCATTTTGGATGTAA
- the LOC125529871 gene encoding LRR receptor-like serine/threonine-protein kinase FLS2 has protein sequence MALLKFFHIYVFLLVCTAKATNPEAEALLRWKSTLIGANLLSSWSITNSTCSWFGVTCDAAGHVTELQLHNAGLHGTLHAFYSAAFQNLTLLDLYNNNLVGVVPANISMLMSLDVLDLSYNNLAGAIPYQLSKLPVIVELDLGNNHLTNPEYAKFSPMSTLKLLSLANNDLNGTFPQFILNCSSPSMRSLDLSGNAFSGPLPDSLPEMVPRLWYLNLSSNGFSGSIPRSLSRLQKLKWLYLNSNNLTGGIPKELGMITGLRILSLYNNSLGGSIPTSLGELQLLQRLNIGNTDLISSLPPELGNLTSLEHMVLEGNHLFGSVPPSYGRLRNLHYFDIGNNRINGTIPQEISTNWTKMKVFDVSNNWLTGSILPQISKWKDLVFLALYNNNFIGSIPVEMGSMRNLQLLSLYKNHITGTIPPDIGNATSLKFLDISYNHLEGELTAAIALLVNLVVLDLSSNKFTGIIPNLDSRKLAVLKVAGNSSFLSEPLSAFCQLKHLRLLGLSNNKLIGQFPGCLWNLKDLQSLDLSSNAFSGEVPTSTYYNTSLRLLQLSNNKFTGCFPAVMKNFKSLVILDLGNNEISGAIPPWIGESNHLLRILRLRSNMFYGSIPWQLSQLSHLQLLDLAENKFVGTIPGSFAYFPSMRQSDMLQPVLTINIRSTTFGYFYNGSTDIVWKGREHTFKGRDAFVTGIDLSSNSLSGEIPLELTNLRGIQFLNMSRNHLSGGIPKDIGNLKLLESLDISWNKLSGPIPPSISNLIFLSSLNLSNNLLSGEIPTGNQLQTLDDPSIYSNNMGLCGSLLNISCKNDSDRGMEQHEELETIWMYYSVIAGTVFGLWLWFGTLFLWKLWRCAFLSCIDAMQQKVMKKMMHI, from the coding sequence ATGGCGCTGCTGAAATTCTTCCATATATACGTTTTCCTGCTCGTATGCACGGCCAAGGCGACCAACCCGGAAGCAGAAGCACTACTTCGATGGAAGTCCACTTTGATTGGTGCCAACTTGCTGTCCTCTTGGTCGATTACCAACTCTACATGCTCTTGGTTCGGCGTCACCTGTGATGCCGCCGGACATGTTACCGAGCTCCAACTTCATAACGCGGGGCTCCATGGTACGCTTCATGCCTTCTACTCTGCAGCGTTCCAGAACCTCACTCTGCTAGATCTTTACAACAACAACCTTGTTGGCGTCGTCCCAGCCAATATCTCCATGTTGATGTCCCTTGATGTTCTGGACTTGAGCTATAATAATCTTGCTGGTGCCATTCCCTACCAACTTAGTAAGCTTCCAGTGATTGTTGAGTTAGATTTGGGAAATAACCACTTGACCAACCCGGAATATGCCAAGTTTTCACCTATGTCCACTTTGAAGTTGCTATCTCTAGCTAATAATGACCTCAATGGTACCTTCCCACAATTCATCCTCAACTGCTCTAGTCCTAGTATGAGGTCTCTAGATTTATCGGGTAACGCCTTCTCAGGGCCGTTACCAGATTCACTGCCTGAGATGGTTCCAAGATTGTGGTATCTGAATTTATCCTCTAATGGATTCTCTGGTTCCATCCCTCGCTCACTCTCAAGGCTCCAAAAGCTCAAGTGGCTATATCTCAACTCAAACAATCTCACAGGAGGAATCCCTAAGGAGCTTGGGATGATAACAGGATTGAGAATACTTTCGCTGTACAACAACTCACTTGGTGGGTCGATCCCAACCTCACTTGGGGAGCTTCAGTTGCTACAGCGGCTTAACATTGGAAACACTGATTTGATTTCTAGTCTTCCGCCCGAGCTGGGGAATCTTACCAGTCTTGAACACATGGTACTGGAAGGGAATCATTTGTTTGGAAGCGTGCCACCATCTTATGGCAGACTGCGGAATTTGCACTATTTTGACATAGGGAACAACAGAATCAATGGTACCATTCCACAAGAGATTTCTACAAACTGGACCAAGATGAAGGTTTTTGATGTATCCAACAACTGGTTGACCGGAAGCATCCTCCCACAGATCAGCAAGTGGAAGGACCTTGTTTTTCTCGCCCTGTACAACAACAATTTTATTGGCTCGATCCCAGTGGAGATGGGAAGCATGCGGAACTTGCAGCTATTGTCCTTGTACAAGAATCACATAACTGGAACAATACCGCCAGATATCGGTAATGCGACATCTTTGAAATTCCTTGACATCAGCTACAACCATCTTGAGGGCGAGCTTACTGCAGCCATCGCGTTGTTGGTAAATCTTGTTGTCCTTGACTTGTCTAGCAACAAGTTTACAGGTATCATTCCTAATCTTGATAGCAGGAAGTTGGCAGTTCTTAAGGTGGCTGGGAATAGCAGCTTCTTGTCAGAACCATTGTCTGCCTTTTGTCAACTAAAACATTTGCGACTCTTGGGTCTATCAAATAATAAGTTAATTGGACAGTTTCCTGGTTGCTTGTGGAACTTGAAAGATTTACAATCCTTGGATTTGTCAAGCAATGCTTTTTCTGGAGAAGTTCCAACCTCAACTTACTACAATACTTCACTAAGATTGCTGCAGTTGTCGAACAACAAGTTCACAGGTTGCTTTCCAGCAGTGATGAAGAACTTCAAAAGCCTTGTTATTTTAGATCTCGGGAACAATGAGATTTCTGGTGCAATTCCTCCGTGGATAGGGGAAAGCAATCATCTGCTGAGGATCCTTAGACTGCGATCAAATATGTTCTATGGAAGTATTCCTTGGCAGCTATCACAGCTCTCCCATCTGCAATTACTTGATCTGGCTGAAAATAAATTCGTAGGGACCATACCAGGAAGTTTTGCATATTTTCCTTCAATGAGACAGTCAGACATGTTGCAGCCGGTTCTAACAATCAACATACGATCTACCACCTTTGGATATTTTTACAATGGCAGCACGGACATAGTTTGGAAGGGACGGGAGCATACATTTAAGGGAAGAGATGCATTTGTGACTGGTATTGATCTCTCCAGCAATTCTCTATCTGGTGAAATCCCTTTAGAGTTGACAAATCTTAGAGGCATCCAGTTTCTAAATATGTCAAGAAATCATCTATCTGGTGGTATCCCGAAGGATATTGGCAATCTGAAGTTGTTAGAATCCCTTGACATCTCGTGGAACAAACTATCAGGCCCTATTCCTCCTAGCATATCGAACTTGATATTCCTCAGCTCTCTTAATCTCTCGAACAACCTTCTATCCGGGGAGATACCTACAGGCAATCAACTCCAAACATTGGATGATCCGTCAATTTATAGCAACAACATGGGACTTTGTGGCTCTCTGTTGAACATTTCATGTAAAAATGACTCGGATAGGGGAATGGAACAACatgaagaacttgaaaccatTTGGATGTACTACTCAGTGATTGCTGGAACGGTTTTTGGTTTGTGGTTATGGTTTGGTACGTTATTTCTTTGGAAGCTGTGGCGATGTGCTTTCTTGAGTTGCATTGATGCCATGCAACAAAAGGTTATGAAGAAGATGATGCATATCTGA
- the LOC125529870 gene encoding zinc finger MYM-type protein 1-like — translation MKKKGVSIVALWERASKANKRISTSTPNPLDVEVESSIVPPTIESNLQLALVQAHEPDDGHTEPESAAGSPTPIVEDDEANDEVQFEVDLEALESDPGKRIPISRYNVNDQDKVRRRYIELGACQPKKHNFEYRDISGLQRRFSPSWFKDYKWLEYSVDKQAAFCFVCYLFKDKTRCPGGDAFVKKGFNNWNMKSRLKKHEGEVCSAHAEAQEKYDRFSTPQTSIRESIASNTSQYKALYKQRLTWTLKCVRFLLCQGLAFRGHDESEDSLNKGNFLELLNWLA, via the coding sequence ATGAAGAAGAAGGGTGTTAGCATTGTTGCATTGTGGGAAAGAGCTTCCAAGGCAAATAAAAGAATTTCGACATCTACACCAAATCCTCTTGATGTTGAAGTTGAGAGCAGTATCGTTCCTCCTACTATTGAGAGCAATCTGCAACTGGCACTTGTGCAAGCACATGAACCTGATGATGGACACACAGAACCTGAGAGTGCAGCTGGCTCCCCAACCCCAATTGTAGAAGATGATGAAGCAAATGATGAAGTTCAGTTTGAAGTAGATTTGGAAGCACTTGAGTCTGATCCTGGGAAACGGATCCCCATCTCTAGGTACAATGTCAATGACCAGGATAAAGTTAGAAGGAGATACATCGAGTTGGGGGCATGTCAACCAAAGAAACATAATTTTGAGTATAGAGATATAAGTGGATTACAGCGTCGCTTTTCTCCTTCTTGGTTTAAGGATTACAAGTGGCTTGAGTATAGTGTGGACAAACAAGCCGCTTTCTGCTTCGTTTGCTATTTGTTCAAGGATAAAACAAGATGTCCCGGTGGAGATGCTTTTGTGAAGAAGGGATTTAATAACTGGAACATGAAGTCGAGATTGAAGAAACATGAAGGTGAGGTTTGTAGTGCTCATGCTGAAGCTCAAGAGAAGTATGATAGGTTCAGTACACCACAAACATCAATTCGGGAGTCTATTGCTTCAAACACCTCACAATACAAGGCTTTGTATAAACAGCGTTTGACATGGACACTCAAGTGTGTGAGATTTCTGTTGTGCCAAGGCTTGGCATTTAGAGGACATGATGAAAGTGAAGACTCACTAAATAAAGGGAATTTCCTTGAGCTTCTAAATTGGCTAGCATGA